A DNA window from Candidatus Sulfidibacterium hydrothermale contains the following coding sequences:
- a CDS encoding rhomboid family intramembrane serine protease, whose translation MYGYYQQPGRRNEWIKSIFFGRNVLSRLILINTAIFLLTAVVHLFTWLFGIHGPYGLTVLGSFLALPSDLHKLALMPWTVFTYMFLHEGLFHWLFNMIMLYFGGILFTEYLSQRKLLKTYILGGLAGAFFFVAAFNIFPVFTSIRQNAVALGASASILAIIVAISTYVPNYTVQLFLLGRVKLKWLAIAFVLLDILSIPSDNPGGHIAHLGGALYGFLWALSLRNGKDLFSLFDRLNFPDINLQKRKYKRFDTSRPASGRPMTDEEYNRKKAATQAEIDRILDKISHSGYASLTKAEKELLFKSSKKNH comes from the coding sequence ATGTACGGATATTATCAACAACCCGGCAGACGGAATGAATGGATTAAAAGTATTTTTTTCGGCAGGAATGTACTGTCGCGACTGATACTGATCAATACGGCCATTTTTTTACTGACGGCAGTCGTTCATCTTTTCACCTGGCTTTTTGGCATACACGGGCCTTACGGGCTAACGGTTCTCGGTAGTTTTCTGGCCCTGCCGTCCGATTTGCACAAACTGGCCCTTATGCCCTGGACTGTCTTTACTTACATGTTCCTGCACGAAGGACTGTTCCACTGGCTTTTTAACATGATCATGCTTTACTTCGGCGGCATTTTATTCACCGAATACCTGAGCCAGCGCAAGCTGCTAAAGACTTACATTCTTGGCGGACTGGCCGGAGCGTTTTTCTTTGTCGCTGCCTTTAATATTTTTCCGGTTTTCACTTCAATACGTCAAAATGCAGTAGCATTAGGAGCATCGGCATCCATTCTGGCCATCATCGTGGCCATTTCCACTTATGTTCCCAACTACACCGTGCAATTATTTCTGCTGGGAAGGGTTAAACTGAAATGGCTGGCCATTGCTTTTGTCTTACTGGATATCTTAAGCATTCCATCAGATAATCCGGGCGGACACATTGCCCACCTTGGCGGTGCTTTGTACGGCTTTTTGTGGGCACTGTCATTACGTAACGGAAAAGACCTTTTCAGCCTGTTCGACAGATTGAATTTTCCGGATATCAACTTGCAAAAAAGAAAATATAAACGGTTTGACACGTCAAGACCCGCTTCGGGACGTCCGATGACCGACGAAGAGTACAACCGGAAAAAAGCAGCTACCCAGGCCGAAATCGACCGGATTCTGGATAAAATATCCCACTCGGGATACGCCAGTCTCACCAAAGCCGAAAAAGAATTACTGTTCAAATCAAGCAAAAAGAATCATTGA